The following are encoded in a window of Sebastes umbrosus isolate fSebUmb1 chromosome 7, fSebUmb1.pri, whole genome shotgun sequence genomic DNA:
- the ap1s3a gene encoding AP-1 complex subunit sigma-3a — MMRFLLLFSRQGKLRLQKWFTPVTDREKKKVIRDMMLVVLARPPRSCNFLHWKDLKIVYKRYASLYFCTGLDNQDNELLTLEVLHRYVELLDKYFGSVCELDIIFNFEKAYFILDEFLMGGEVLETSKVAVNVSMEESDTLQETMEEYMSKPAY, encoded by the exons ATG ATGCGCTTCCTGTTGCTGTTCAGCCGGCAGGGGAAGCTGCGGCTGCAGAAATGGTTCACGCCGGTGACAGACcgggagaagaagaaggtgatCCGGGACATGATGTTGGTAGTGTTGGCCCGTCCGCCACGTTCCTGCAACTTCCTCCACTGGAAGGACCTCAAGATCGTTTACAAAAG GTATGCGAGCCTGTATTTCTGCACTGGTCTGGATAACCAGGATAATGAGCTGCTGACCCTGGAAGTGCTGCACAGATATGTCGAGTTGTTGGATAAATACTTTGGCAGC GTGTGTGAGTTGGACATCATATTCAACTTTGAGAAGGCTTACTTCATCCTGGACGAATTCCTGATGGGAGGAGAAGTTCTAGAAACATCCAAAGTAGCTGTTAATGTATCGATGGAGGAGTCTGACACACTCCAAGAG ACGATGGAGGAGTACATGAGCAAACCTGCCTACTGA
- the scg2a gene encoding secretogranin-2, whose product MPSLPETSTKPFLICLANFLLILLFLSSSGVHGSSLREHRLRGSEPDSQRGDVLQAPNVDMLKALEYIESLRQRTGTDSQQQHAAPATGYDASHMDDAEKLRAMLRLASNPKDEEEEEEEEDVGREDKSEELLQAVLSTLQQTEKASKPASLRPSVEGADTEDAAYPRVQQKQHSIKPHKKLPLMFEDEEEGEGDEEEDADPERESPFKRTNENVEEKYTPQNLATLQSVFDELDKLTSVKTMHKRQDEEDDMEEDGDEEDDDMFNVKNGAYDLADWGPPQEQEEEEEEEDEDNKHEANRGLDYVDDNDEEEADDEDDESYPVKRSKDPDDVANLVDYYLLKVLEKTEEEEQKREIEEEEEEEEKQRAERRVAQTQYRDNIDPRTIYQLIQISQKYQIPPEDLLDMLKTGETTTSRKSNDKKLSQISPKKTHKIPEAKFYNRRFPDRQKTQEERRTEEILNILGLGGVEDRAPVRKQYKSSLSRLRTQPPGRSGESAPTQRRLPSTSKDDYDDTVDEDELAAYLAAQMLARYPKYPVYRNNKASQKREQSVTGSFEQAIQAYLDQMDSDKSPNEKRQSEDDERGAETQMQGFDNEAVMKLLSYLNPETEDTDAKTAQGI is encoded by the coding sequence ATGCCGTCACTCCCCGAGACTTCAACCAAACCTTTCCTCATCTGTTTGGCCAACTTCCTCTtaatcctcctcttcctcagttcCTCTGGCGTTCACGGTTCTTCTCTCAGAGAGCACAGACTGCGAGGAAGTGAACCAGACTCCCAGAGAGGAGACGTCCTCCAGGCTCCTAATGTCGACATGCTCAAAGCTTTGGAGTACATCGAGAGCCTGCGTCAAAGAACTGGAACAGActcccagcagcagcacgcCGCTCCCGCTACAGGGTACGATGCCAGCCACATGGATGACGCTGAGAAGCTGCGTGCCATGCTGAGACTGGCTTCCAACCCtaaagatgaggaagaggaagaggaggaggaggacgttGGAAGGGAGGATAAGAGTGAAGAGCTGCTCCAGGCTGTGCTCAGCACCCTCCAGCAGACAGAAAAGGCCTCCAAGCCGGCTTCGCTTCGCCCCAGCGTCGAAGGTGCAGACACAGAGGACGCCGCGTATCCCAGGGTGCAGCAGAAGCAACACAGCATCAAGCCTCACAAGAAGCTGCCGCTAATGTtcgaggacgaggaagagggtgagggggatgaggaagaggatgcaGATCCGGAGCGCGAGAGCCCCTTCAAACGCACCAACGAGAACGTGGAGGAGAAGTACACGCCTCAGAACCTGGCGACGCTGCAGTCTGTGTTCGACGAACTGGACAAGCTGACGAGTGTGAAGACCATGCACAAACGCCAAGATGAGGaggatgacatggaggaggatggtgatgaggaAGATGATGATATGTTCAATGTGAAAAATGGGGCGTATGATCTCGCAGACTGGGGTCCTCCACaagaacaggaggaggaagaggaagaggaggatgaggacaaCAAACACGAGGCCAACCGAGGGCTTGATTATGTTGACGACAATGACGAAGAAGAagctgatgatgaagatgatgaaagCTACCCAGTCAAGAGGTCAAAAGATCCAGATGATGTTGCCAATCTGGTAGACTACTACCTCCTGAAAGTGCTGGAgaaaacagaggaagaggagcagaaacgagagatagaggaggaggaggaggaggaggagaaacagagggcagagaggagagTGGCTCAGACACAGTACAGAGATAACATAGACCCACGGACCATCTACCAGCTCATTCAGATCTCACAAAAATACCAGATCCCACCCGAAGACCTGCTGGACATGCTCAAAACTGGAGAAACCACAACGTCGCGAAAGAGCAACGACAAAAAGCTCTCTCAGATATCCCCAAAGAAGACACACAAGATCCCCGAAGCTAAATTCTACAACAGACGCTTTCCTGACAGACAAAAGACCCAAGAAGAACGGAGGACAGAAGAGATACTAAACATCCTGGGCTTAGGGGGCGTAGAGGATCGAGCTCCTGTCAGGAAGCAGTACAAAAGCTCGCTGTCACGACTTCGCACTCAGCCTCCGGGGCGTTCGGGGGAATCCGCTCCCACGCAGCGGCGCCTCCCCAGCACATCAAAGGACGACTATGACGACACCGTGGATGAGGATGAGCTGGCGGCATATTTAGCGGCTCAGATGCTGGCACGGTATCCAAAGTATCCCGTGTACAGAAACAACAAGGCGAGCCAAAAGCGGGAGCAGAGCGTGACGGGCTCTTTTGAACAGGCGATACAGGCTTATTTAGATCAAATGGACTCAGATAAAAGCCCGAATGAAAAGAGACAGTCTGAGGATGACGAGAGGGGCGCTGAAACGCAAATGCAAGGCTTTGATAACGAGGCGGTGATGAAATTGCTGAGCTACCTGAACCCAGAAACTGAAGATACCGACGCCAAAACTGCCCAAGGAATTTAA